The proteins below are encoded in one region of Paeniglutamicibacter cryotolerans:
- a CDS encoding amidase family protein — MTIPVNVIGRVPVLAVPSGSAPNGVPTGVQIVGRTYDDATLFTLGAALEQALSLWTADAWWPNI; from the coding sequence ATGACCATCCCGGTAAATGTCATTGGCCGCGTCCCCGTCCTCGCCGTTCCCTCGGGCAGCGCACCCAACGGCGTGCCGACCGGCGTGCAGATCGTCGGACGGACCTACGACGACGCAACGCTCTTCACCCTCGGTGCGGCACTGGAACAAGCGCTCTCGCTGTGGACGGCCGATGCATGGTGGCCGAACATCTGA
- a CDS encoding alpha/beta hydrolase — MMRRPRLRIRELAAVAAGTLLLSGCSSAPPAPVPVHTDAAPVPTGLERFYDQAVSWAACEGGLKCAEVQVPMDYSDPTGKSITLALAKMEGRKATKTLLVNPGGPGASGIDLVRDAGKFYFSKALRDNYDVLGFDPRGVSRSTPVKCQTDAQMDAERQLDLPTTTDADLAAIRKLSAANAKECDRRTGPPLAFVDTVSAARDMDVIRALVGDPQLNYLGFSYGTKLGATYAGLFPQQVGRLVLDGAMDPALSEEELVLGQAKGFEGATRAYMQDCLDSGDCPFSGTLDAAMAQLHELIDSVAQTPMHASDGRLLPVTTFVNGFIYPLYDDRFWPDLSVALSDAIAGDADAMMALSDDAAGRQEDGHYDGNANAAFGAINCLDYKMVSDIPTMRRDASELEAASPTIGKYMAYGGIACQDWPYPPTGKQAPASSATDHPIVVIGTTGDPATPYDWAIALSGQLQTGVLVSFEGQGHTAYGRSNKCITNAVDDFLIDGKAPADGLKC; from the coding sequence ATGATGAGACGTCCCCGCCTCCGGATCCGGGAACTGGCTGCGGTTGCCGCCGGCACACTGCTGCTGAGCGGCTGTTCCTCGGCACCCCCTGCCCCCGTCCCGGTCCACACCGATGCGGCTCCAGTGCCCACGGGCCTCGAACGGTTCTACGACCAGGCGGTCTCCTGGGCCGCCTGCGAGGGCGGGCTCAAGTGTGCCGAGGTGCAGGTACCCATGGACTACTCCGATCCCACGGGCAAGTCCATTACCTTGGCGCTGGCCAAGATGGAGGGCCGCAAGGCCACCAAGACCCTGCTGGTAAACCCCGGGGGGCCCGGCGCCTCCGGCATCGACCTGGTCCGGGACGCGGGAAAGTTCTACTTCTCCAAGGCGCTGCGGGACAACTACGACGTGTTGGGCTTCGACCCGCGCGGCGTCTCCCGCTCCACCCCGGTCAAATGCCAGACCGACGCCCAAATGGATGCCGAGCGCCAGTTGGACCTGCCCACCACCACTGATGCGGATCTCGCGGCCATCCGAAAACTGTCGGCCGCCAACGCGAAGGAATGCGACCGTCGCACCGGGCCGCCGCTGGCCTTCGTCGATACGGTCAGCGCGGCCCGCGACATGGACGTGATCCGCGCCCTGGTGGGTGATCCGCAACTGAACTACCTGGGCTTCTCCTACGGCACCAAGCTCGGCGCCACCTATGCCGGGCTTTTCCCCCAGCAGGTGGGCCGGCTGGTGCTTGACGGCGCCATGGATCCGGCACTCAGCGAGGAGGAACTGGTCCTGGGCCAGGCCAAGGGCTTCGAGGGTGCCACCCGCGCCTATATGCAGGACTGCCTGGACTCGGGCGACTGCCCATTCAGCGGCACCCTCGACGCTGCGATGGCCCAGCTGCATGAGCTCATCGATTCGGTCGCGCAAACCCCGATGCACGCAAGCGACGGACGGCTGCTCCCGGTGACCACCTTCGTCAACGGCTTCATCTACCCGCTCTACGACGACCGTTTCTGGCCCGATCTGAGCGTTGCACTCTCCGACGCCATTGCAGGGGATGCCGATGCGATGATGGCGCTCTCTGATGACGCGGCGGGCCGTCAGGAGGACGGCCACTATGATGGAAACGCGAATGCCGCCTTTGGGGCGATCAACTGCCTGGACTACAAGATGGTCTCGGACATCCCCACCATGCGCAGGGATGCCTCCGAACTCGAGGCCGCATCGCCCACCATCGGCAAGTACATGGCCTATGGCGGCATCGCCTGCCAGGACTGGCCCTACCCGCCCACCGGCAAACAGGCGCCCGCATCCTCGGCCACCGATCATCCGATCGTGGTCATCGGGACCACCGGGGATCCTGCAACCCCCTATGACTGGGCCATCGCGCTGTCCGGGCAGCTGCAGACCGGCGTCCTGGTCAGCTTCGAGGGCCAGGGCCACACGGCTTACGGCCGGAGCAACAAGTGCATCACCAATGCCGTCGATGACTTCCTGATCGATGGAAAGGCACCGGCCGATGGCCTGAAGTGCTGA